From the Halorhabdus utahensis DSM 12940 genome, one window contains:
- a CDS encoding ParA family protein translates to MSSDTAARPATVCVTNAKGGTGKTTIAINVAGALNDRGHDVLFVDMDPQGNATEGLGLLDAYDAEPPTMFDVLTDREARSSIDDLIVEHEEMDVVPSSVDLLQAEHELTIADLVAWAKTDPTVDVDPATLSSLAINVTPETVTGEHALDLLDRALAELHAEYDVILIDSPPFYGKLTDTAIYAARSVLVPALTEASSERAIELLIDQIAALESQVDIEVDTVGVVANRVEQTNEDTAMLEWLETVFDDYPVWEVRKRVALQRAFSAGTSIFAYEQTVDMESVFLDIATQIETRYGVERPEVPA, encoded by the coding sequence ATGAGCAGCGACACAGCGGCCCGGCCCGCCACTGTTTGCGTGACCAACGCGAAAGGCGGGACGGGCAAAACGACGATCGCGATCAACGTCGCGGGGGCACTCAACGACCGGGGCCACGACGTCCTGTTCGTGGACATGGATCCCCAGGGCAACGCCACCGAGGGGCTCGGCCTCCTCGACGCGTACGACGCCGAGCCCCCGACGATGTTCGACGTGTTGACCGACCGGGAGGCGAGGTCTTCCATCGACGACCTGATCGTCGAACACGAGGAGATGGACGTCGTCCCGAGCAGCGTCGACCTGCTCCAGGCCGAACACGAACTCACGATCGCTGATCTCGTGGCGTGGGCGAAGACTGACCCGACGGTCGACGTCGACCCGGCGACGCTGTCCTCGCTGGCGATCAACGTGACGCCGGAGACGGTGACCGGCGAGCACGCGCTCGATCTGCTCGATCGCGCACTGGCGGAACTCCACGCCGAGTACGACGTCATCCTCATCGACTCGCCGCCGTTCTACGGGAAGCTGACCGATACGGCGATTTACGCGGCCCGCAGCGTCCTCGTGCCGGCACTGACCGAGGCGAGTTCCGAGCGGGCCATCGAGTTGCTGATCGATCAGATCGCCGCGCTGGAATCGCAGGTCGACATCGAAGTCGACACGGTCGGCGTCGTCGCCAACCGGGTCGAACAGACCAACGAAGACACGGCCATGCTCGAATGGCTCGAAACCGTCTTCGACGACTATCCGGTCTGGGAGGTCCGCAAGCGAGTCGCGCTCCAGCGTGCCTTCTCGGCCGGCACATCTATCTTCGCCTACGAGCAAACGGTAGACATGGAATCGGTCTTTCTCGATATCGCCACACAGATCGAAACGCGATACGGCGTCGAACGCCCCGAGGTGCCAGCATGA
- a CDS encoding FlaD/FlaE family flagellar protein, whose amino-acid sequence MSINPRDYDLDELRKMARERGGATIPVGDDEEDGSTPAPDLDAGGLSGDVLGDDAYRSQLYRQLLPLESMAGGDPEKPYLHSLPETYAGELIVFEWLSYLLEKAGFRGANEAIDYYVEVNWITDDVGDDLDDYLLGLDERSADGDLTIDDHLLSLVHIGKLASMQ is encoded by the coding sequence ATGTCGATCAATCCCCGGGATTACGACCTCGACGAACTCCGGAAGATGGCCCGTGAGCGTGGCGGGGCCACGATTCCGGTCGGCGACGACGAGGAGGACGGATCCACGCCAGCGCCAGACCTGGATGCCGGCGGCCTGAGCGGTGACGTCCTCGGCGACGACGCGTATCGCTCCCAGCTGTACCGCCAGCTGTTGCCACTGGAAAGTATGGCCGGCGGCGACCCCGAAAAGCCGTATTTACATTCGTTGCCCGAAACGTACGCGGGTGAACTCATCGTCTTCGAGTGGCTATCCTACCTGCTCGAAAAAGCCGGGTTCCGTGGCGCGAACGAGGCCATCGACTACTACGTCGAGGTCAACTGGATCACCGACGATGTCGGCGACGACCTCGATGACTACCTGCTCGGCCTCGACGAGCGCTCGGCCGACGGCGATCTGACCATCGACGATCATCTGTTGAGTCTGGTCCACATCGGCAAGCTGGCGTCGATGCAATGA
- the tenA gene encoding thiaminase II, with product MSFTDDLEPTAEQYWDAIVDHPMVAQLGEGTLDPEPFKHWVRQDYVYLIEYGRVFALGAGTAPSLARMGRFAELLDATINTEMDLHREYAAEFGISEAELEATEPSPTTRGYTDFLVRTAAVGTFGDTVAALLPCMWGFNETATRLDAQGRPDDDRYAEWIDTYAGEEFTELTEWCLDLMDAVAAESSAEDRERYRELFETSARYEYRFWDAAWRQEAWSI from the coding sequence ATGAGCTTCACCGACGATCTGGAACCGACTGCCGAGCAGTACTGGGACGCCATCGTCGACCATCCCATGGTGGCCCAGCTGGGCGAGGGGACGCTGGATCCCGAGCCCTTCAAACACTGGGTCCGCCAGGACTACGTCTACCTGATCGAGTACGGGCGCGTGTTCGCGCTTGGGGCCGGGACGGCCCCCTCGCTCGCCCGGATGGGGCGCTTCGCCGAGTTGCTCGACGCGACGATCAACACCGAGATGGATCTCCACCGCGAGTACGCCGCCGAGTTCGGGATCAGCGAGGCGGAACTCGAAGCGACCGAGCCATCGCCGACCACTCGGGGGTACACGGACTTTCTGGTGCGGACGGCCGCCGTCGGGACGTTCGGCGACACCGTGGCCGCGCTGTTGCCCTGTATGTGGGGCTTCAACGAGACTGCAACGCGACTGGACGCACAAGGCCGGCCGGACGATGATCGGTACGCCGAGTGGATCGACACCTACGCCGGCGAGGAGTTCACTGAACTCACCGAGTGGTGTCTGGACCTGATGGACGCCGTCGCCGCTGAATCGAGTGCCGAGGACCGGGAACGCTATCGGGAGCTGTTCGAGACCTCGGCGCGCTACGAGTATCGCTTCTGGGACGCCGCCTGGCGGCAGGAGGCGTGGTCGATATGA
- a CDS encoding NAD(P)/FAD-dependent oxidoreductase, with product MNDRTDVAVIGGGVSGTAIARELSRYELDVTLLEAAPDVCTGTSKANTALLHAGFNANPDKQKGRLNVRGNELYHERIQHELDVPIEWRGALVVATEEAERPKLESLLERGRENGIEDLEIVDGERLHELEPHLTDDAIAALWAPTAGIVNPFELTVGFANNAVSNGATVELSAEVTDIEETADAFRVATERGDIEAQIVVNAAGLYADIISEMVGVDDFEITPRRGEYYLYDKETDIDVQRTVFPVPSEVSKGIVVTPTDEGNVMIGPNAEEVDDVTEKATTREGLDEVLAGAQETVPDLSKDDVIREFAGLRPAIKETGDFRIRIERRDPGFVNVAGIQSPGLASAPAVAELVVDLVGDLAGGLSEDPTFDPYYSPPPKTRHMSHAERAALIEEDPAYGQIICRCEMITEGEIRDAINEPVGARTINAIKRRVRPGAGRCQGGFCQPRVVEILAEEHGVDETDIKLEGNGSEVLIGDTKELLLAEDSEEVHADD from the coding sequence ATGAACGACCGGACTGACGTAGCAGTCATCGGCGGCGGTGTCAGTGGCACAGCTATCGCTCGCGAACTTTCCCGGTACGAACTCGATGTCACGTTGCTCGAAGCAGCGCCGGACGTCTGTACCGGGACGAGCAAGGCCAACACGGCCCTGCTACACGCCGGCTTCAACGCGAACCCGGACAAGCAGAAAGGACGGCTCAACGTCAGAGGGAACGAACTCTATCACGAGCGGATCCAGCACGAACTCGACGTCCCGATCGAGTGGCGCGGCGCGCTCGTGGTGGCAACCGAGGAAGCCGAGCGCCCGAAACTCGAATCCCTGTTGGAACGGGGGCGTGAGAACGGCATCGAGGACCTCGAAATCGTCGATGGCGAGCGCCTCCACGAACTGGAACCGCACCTCACCGACGACGCTATCGCCGCCCTCTGGGCCCCGACGGCCGGGATCGTCAACCCCTTCGAGCTCACGGTCGGGTTCGCCAACAACGCCGTCAGCAACGGCGCGACGGTCGAACTGAGCGCCGAGGTGACGGACATCGAGGAAACCGCCGATGCGTTCCGCGTTGCGACAGAGCGGGGCGACATCGAGGCCCAGATCGTCGTCAACGCGGCCGGGTTGTACGCCGATATCATCTCGGAGATGGTCGGCGTTGACGACTTCGAGATCACGCCGCGCCGCGGCGAGTACTACCTCTACGATAAGGAGACGGACATCGATGTCCAGCGGACCGTCTTCCCTGTCCCCTCCGAGGTCAGCAAAGGGATCGTCGTCACCCCGACCGACGAGGGCAACGTGATGATCGGCCCGAACGCCGAGGAGGTCGATGACGTGACCGAGAAGGCCACGACTCGCGAGGGACTCGACGAGGTGCTTGCGGGAGCCCAGGAGACCGTCCCGGACCTCTCGAAAGACGACGTCATCCGGGAGTTTGCGGGGCTTCGGCCGGCCATTAAAGAGACCGGCGACTTCCGGATCCGGATCGAACGCCGTGACCCCGGGTTCGTCAACGTCGCCGGGATCCAGTCGCCGGGCCTCGCCTCGGCACCGGCAGTCGCCGAACTCGTCGTCGATCTCGTGGGCGACCTCGCAGGCGGGCTGAGCGAAGACCCGACGTTCGATCCATACTATTCACCGCCGCCGAAGACCCGACACATGAGTCACGCCGAGCGCGCGGCACTGATCGAGGAAGACCCAGCCTACGGACAGATCATCTGTCGGTGTGAGATGATCACCGAGGGTGAAATCCGGGACGCCATCAACGAACCCGTCGGCGCTCGGACGATCAACGCCATCAAGCGACGGGTTCGCCCCGGGGCCGGTCGCTGTCAGGGTGGCTTTTGCCAGCCACGCGTCGTCGAGATCCTCGCCGAGGAACACGGCGTCGATGAAACTGACATCAAACTTGAAGGCAACGGCTCGGAAGTCCTGATCGGCGACACCAAAGAACTGCTGTTGGCCGAGGATAGCGAGGAGGTGCATGCCGATGACTGA
- a CDS encoding sodium:solute symporter family protein, with the protein MVSTGVALGLTVLTLVAFSGLGLLHSRGRVGSVEDLITARDSVGEKRMTATLVASVMGVWILLSAPEAGASFGIAAVVGYAIGEALPMLAYAKIGPRVRAVIPDGHSLTEYAHARYGASMYAFVLAVSGLYMFVFLAAELTGISRALAMVADVPQWQTAVLVGGFVLLYTGYGGLRASIFTDTLQAIIVMPLLVIAAAGAVFALGGPGAVYDGIVATDPTLLDPGFWPGLQFGLALSFAILGAELINQTWWQRIYAGSDSETVERGFLRASLANGLIVLVAAFFGVIAAGHANVVTASEGYNADLSFFLLLNESFPEWLVLAVVLLALLLVMSSVDTLFNALSSLVTADLPRLIDDPDDRTLALGARAFTVVIAVAAIYVSLRARSVIRLFFLADLLGAAVAFPLLYGLYSRRLTGTGALLSSLAGLAFGLAYFPDLREYITAIPIVGGHLPAPDGLYLTSFAGAFILSTLLALVAAQLSTPTVDHDALSHRIRRLDGSGAESPADD; encoded by the coding sequence ATGGTGAGCACTGGCGTCGCCCTCGGACTCACCGTCCTGACACTGGTCGCGTTTTCCGGGCTCGGCCTGTTGCACTCCCGGGGTCGCGTCGGCTCGGTCGAGGATCTGATCACGGCCCGCGATTCAGTCGGCGAGAAACGGATGACGGCGACGCTCGTCGCCTCGGTGATGGGCGTCTGGATCCTGCTGTCGGCCCCCGAGGCCGGTGCGAGTTTCGGGATCGCCGCGGTCGTGGGCTACGCGATCGGCGAAGCCCTGCCAATGCTCGCTTACGCAAAGATCGGCCCCCGCGTCCGGGCGGTCATCCCAGACGGTCACTCGCTGACGGAGTACGCCCACGCCAGATACGGGGCGTCGATGTACGCCTTCGTCCTCGCCGTGAGTGGGCTGTACATGTTCGTGTTCCTCGCCGCCGAACTGACGGGCATCTCCCGGGCGCTCGCGATGGTCGCCGACGTGCCGCAGTGGCAGACCGCCGTCCTCGTCGGCGGGTTCGTCCTCCTGTATACGGGCTATGGCGGCCTCCGGGCGAGTATCTTCACTGACACCCTCCAGGCGATCATCGTCATGCCGTTGCTTGTCATCGCCGCGGCCGGTGCGGTGTTCGCCCTGGGCGGTCCCGGAGCCGTCTACGACGGGATCGTCGCCACCGATCCGACGCTGCTCGATCCGGGCTTCTGGCCGGGATTACAGTTCGGCCTCGCGCTCTCGTTTGCGATCCTCGGTGCGGAGTTGATCAACCAGACCTGGTGGCAACGCATCTACGCCGGCAGCGACAGTGAAACCGTCGAGCGTGGCTTCCTGCGGGCATCCCTCGCGAACGGGCTGATCGTTCTCGTGGCCGCTTTCTTCGGCGTTATCGCCGCCGGGCACGCGAACGTCGTGACCGCCAGCGAGGGGTACAACGCGGACCTCTCGTTTTTCCTGTTGCTGAACGAGTCCTTCCCCGAGTGGCTCGTCCTGGCCGTGGTCCTCCTGGCGCTGCTGCTCGTGATGAGTTCCGTCGACACGCTGTTCAACGCCCTTTCGAGCCTCGTGACCGCTGACCTGCCGCGCCTGATCGACGATCCGGACGACCGGACGCTCGCACTGGGCGCGAGGGCATTTACCGTCGTCATCGCCGTGGCAGCCATCTACGTCAGCCTGCGGGCCAGGAGCGTTATCCGGCTGTTCTTCCTCGCGGATCTGCTCGGAGCCGCCGTCGCGTTCCCGCTCCTGTATGGCCTGTACTCGCGCCGATTGACCGGAACCGGCGCGCTCCTCAGCAGCCTCGCCGGACTCGCCTTCGGCCTGGCGTACTTCCCGGATCTTCGCGAGTACATCACGGCGATCCCGATCGTCGGCGGCCACCTGCCAGCGCCCGATGGGCTCTATCTCACGTCGTTTGCCGGCGCGTTCATCCTCTCGACGCTGCTGGCGCTCGTTGCCGCGCAACTCTCGACGCCGACCGTCGACCACGACGCGCTATCGCATCGCATCCGCCGCCTCGACGGCTCCGGTGCCGAGAGCCCGGCTGACGACTGA
- a CDS encoding TenA family protein — protein sequence MSDATPTQAVPDSFEAYAADRGDARFTEWLRARAEPDFSSAVDHRFAEELAADTIDDAVFRRYLMQDYAFLDALVGTFGHAVGDAPDMAARSRLVEFLAVLTDDENDYFERSFAALDVPESAYVDPEPTATTRAFEDLLGRAAREGGYAETLAVLVPAEWVYLSWADARADADPDAFYLREWIDLHANDGFRSFVGWLREELDREGADASPRRRARLDRLFRRTVELERAFFETAYGSQDADAGGEVPW from the coding sequence ATGAGCGACGCCACCCCCACGCAGGCAGTCCCGGACAGCTTCGAAGCCTATGCCGCCGATCGTGGCGACGCGCGATTCACCGAGTGGCTCCGGGCTCGCGCGGAGCCGGACTTCTCGTCGGCCGTCGACCACCGATTCGCGGAGGAACTCGCAGCGGACACGATCGACGACGCCGTCTTCCGTCGGTACCTCATGCAGGACTACGCCTTCCTCGATGCGCTCGTCGGCACGTTCGGCCACGCAGTCGGGGACGCGCCGGACATGGCCGCCCGCTCGCGCCTCGTCGAGTTTCTCGCCGTCCTGACTGACGACGAGAACGACTACTTCGAGCGCTCGTTTGCGGCACTGGATGTCCCTGAATCAGCGTACGTCGACCCCGAGCCGACCGCGACGACCCGAGCCTTCGAGGATCTGCTCGGGCGGGCGGCCCGGGAGGGTGGCTACGCCGAAACGTTGGCCGTCCTCGTTCCCGCCGAATGGGTGTATCTCTCCTGGGCCGACGCGCGGGCCGACGCCGACCCGGACGCGTTCTATCTGCGGGAGTGGATCGACCTCCACGCCAACGACGGGTTCCGGTCGTTCGTCGGGTGGTTGCGCGAGGAACTCGACCGGGAGGGAGCCGACGCCTCACCCCGACGCCGGGCACGGCTCGACCGACTCTTCCGGCGGACGGTCGAACTGGAGCGGGCGTTCTTCGAGACGGCCTACGGCAGCCAGGACGCCGACGCCGGAGGTGAGGTTCCATGGTGA
- a CDS encoding NAD(P)/FAD-dependent oxidoreductase has product MRVAIFGAGYAGLGVARRLERTLPDDDDLVVVDESGEHVVRHLLHRGIRYPEELAHVRLPLGTVLERATIREASVEALDHTAGVATLADGETLAYDLGVVTLGGEPEFYGLEDVIEHATPLHRPSDVETIRADFEAVLEDGGRVVVGGGGLTGIQTAGELAALARHRDASETVEVTLLEQSDAVPPGFDDRLQTAVGDALEAAGVVLHPSTTITGATADAVAVADGEPIPYEQFVWAGGIQGPVAQAGDRPTVPATLRLSENAFALGDAAQVVDADGTRVPPTAHAAIRQAGVAATNVTRVIEYRRENGGFAPRLERYRHDETGWLVSVGDDAVAKVGPTLLRGDAAKAVKTTVGAGYLSSIGAFGDAGAHLRETVFGQSPDA; this is encoded by the coding sequence ATGCGCGTCGCTATCTTCGGAGCGGGATACGCCGGCCTCGGTGTTGCCAGACGGCTGGAACGAACGTTGCCCGACGACGACGATCTGGTTGTCGTCGACGAGTCAGGCGAGCACGTCGTCCGGCACCTCCTGCATCGGGGAATCCGCTACCCTGAGGAACTAGCGCACGTTCGCCTGCCGCTCGGTACGGTTCTCGAGCGCGCGACGATCCGGGAGGCCAGCGTCGAGGCCCTCGATCACACCGCGGGTGTCGCTACCCTCGCCGACGGCGAGACGCTCGCCTATGACCTCGGTGTCGTCACCTTGGGCGGGGAACCCGAATTCTACGGTCTCGAAGACGTCATCGAGCACGCCACGCCGTTACATCGACCGTCCGACGTCGAAACGATCCGGGCCGACTTCGAGGCAGTTCTGGAAGACGGCGGCCGCGTCGTCGTCGGTGGCGGTGGACTGACCGGCATCCAGACGGCTGGCGAACTCGCCGCGCTCGCCCGGCACCGCGACGCGAGCGAGACGGTCGAGGTGACCCTCCTCGAGCAGAGCGACGCCGTCCCGCCGGGGTTCGACGATCGATTGCAAACCGCCGTCGGGGACGCGCTGGAGGCGGCCGGGGTGGTTCTTCACCCATCGACCACGATCACCGGCGCGACCGCGGACGCCGTCGCGGTGGCGGACGGCGAACCGATCCCCTACGAGCAGTTCGTCTGGGCGGGCGGGATCCAGGGGCCGGTGGCTCAGGCCGGCGACCGGCCGACGGTGCCGGCGACGCTTCGACTGAGTGAGAACGCGTTTGCGCTCGGCGATGCCGCCCAAGTCGTCGACGCCGATGGGACGCGCGTGCCGCCGACGGCACACGCGGCGATCCGCCAGGCCGGCGTCGCGGCGACGAACGTCACTCGCGTTATCGAGTATCGCCGGGAAAACGGCGGCTTTGCGCCCCGACTCGAGCGCTATCGTCACGACGAGACGGGCTGGCTCGTCAGCGTCGGCGACGACGCCGTCGCCAAGGTCGGTCCGACGCTTCTCCGTGGTGACGCGGCGAAAGCCGTCAAGACGACCGTCGGGGCCGGGTATCTATCGAGTATCGGTGCCTTCGGAGACGCGGGGGCCCACCTCCGGGAGACTGTCTTCGGCCAGTCGCCGGACGCCTAG
- the mvaD gene encoding phosphomevalonate decarboxylase MvaD, translated as MKATATAHPIQGLVKYHGIRDPELRTPYHDSISLCTAPSNSTTTVAFEPERPEDEYVIDGEHIDGRGAERIRTVVDNVRERADLDERVRVASENNFPSNVGFGSSASGFAALATALVEAAGLDLSRPEISTIARRGSTSAARAVTGGFSDLRAGSNDADCRSKRLDVPLEDDVRIVGAVIPAYKETEAAHEEAAESHMFEGRLAHVHEQLADMRDALGRGDFERSFEIAEHDTLSLAATTMTGPSGWVYWQPESLEVFETVRDLRDDGVPVYFSGDTGASIYVNTTAEYVDRVESAIETLGIETLTWRVGGPARVRDPEKALF; from the coding sequence ATGAAAGCGACAGCGACGGCCCACCCGATCCAGGGGCTGGTGAAGTACCACGGGATACGCGACCCCGAACTCCGGACGCCGTATCACGATTCGATCAGCCTCTGCACTGCGCCGAGTAACTCCACGACGACGGTCGCCTTCGAACCCGAGCGTCCCGAGGACGAGTACGTCATCGACGGCGAACACATCGACGGGCGCGGGGCCGAGCGCATCCGGACCGTCGTCGATAACGTTCGCGAACGGGCCGATCTCGACGAGCGCGTCCGCGTCGCAAGTGAGAACAACTTCCCGTCGAACGTCGGCTTTGGCTCCTCGGCGTCGGGATTCGCGGCGCTGGCGACTGCTCTCGTTGAGGCCGCTGGCCTGGACCTCTCACGCCCGGAGATCTCGACGATTGCCCGCCGCGGCTCGACCTCGGCGGCGCGGGCGGTCACGGGTGGCTTTTCGGATCTGCGGGCGGGCAGTAACGACGCCGACTGCCGTTCGAAGCGACTCGACGTCCCCTTGGAGGATGACGTTCGCATCGTCGGCGCAGTGATTCCTGCATACAAAGAGACCGAGGCGGCCCACGAGGAGGCCGCCGAGAGCCACATGTTCGAGGGCCGACTCGCCCACGTCCACGAGCAACTCGCGGACATGCGCGACGCGCTCGGTCGCGGGGACTTCGAGCGGTCCTTCGAGATCGCCGAACACGACACACTCTCGCTGGCGGCGACGACGATGACCGGACCGAGCGGCTGGGTCTACTGGCAACCCGAGAGCCTCGAAGTCTTCGAGACGGTTCGGGACCTTCGCGACGACGGGGTTCCCGTCTACTTCTCCGGGGATACCGGCGCAAGCATCTACGTCAACACCACGGCCGAGTACGTCGACCGCGTCGAATCGGCGATCGAAACCCTCGGGATCGAGACGCTCACCTGGCGCGTCGGTGGCCCCGCGCGCGTCCGTGATCCCGAGAAGGCACTGTTCTGA
- a CDS encoding chemotaxis protein CheW → MSDDDERMDRAERIKNLRQGRRGGDPEQTDTDAMSDDSDDDSNPRSDDADAEKPTADDAEADESEQSPDTVAGAGDTAESDEPTETAENADSAKTDVSEERARTNQGDGQPSKGAETNEDGADSVPGESDSDEDADALSAAEAAARAAAEFETDTDLSDAEATGDAAASETPDEAAAPAGATIAGADVEETTEEETRVLEFRLGEERYCLDIEYVEEIVREESVTRVPNTPEYVTGVVDLRGQITTILDPKVAADIETDDGDRLMIVFDADVFEDHGEIGWLVDAVDQVSLIAESDVKESPIQEPYINGVIEREDEFVIWTTPELALDVEETD, encoded by the coding sequence ATGAGTGACGACGACGAGCGCATGGACAGAGCCGAACGCATCAAAAATCTACGCCAGGGTCGCCGTGGCGGAGATCCGGAGCAAACGGATACGGACGCGATGAGCGACGACAGCGATGACGATTCGAACCCCAGATCTGACGATGCCGACGCCGAGAAACCCACAGCCGACGACGCCGAAGCCGACGAGAGCGAGCAAAGTCCGGACACAGTAGCTGGGGCCGGGGACACTGCTGAGAGTGACGAACCCACCGAGACTGCCGAGAACGCGGACAGTGCGAAGACGGACGTGAGTGAAGAGCGGGCTCGGACAAACCAGGGCGACGGACAGCCATCGAAGGGTGCAGAGACGAACGAGGACGGGGCCGACTCGGTACCGGGCGAGTCTGACAGTGACGAAGACGCGGATGCGCTCTCGGCTGCCGAGGCGGCAGCCAGGGCGGCCGCCGAGTTCGAGACGGACACGGATCTGTCCGACGCTGAGGCGACAGGAGACGCCGCGGCCAGCGAGACGCCAGACGAGGCGGCCGCGCCGGCCGGTGCGACCATCGCCGGGGCCGACGTCGAGGAGACGACCGAGGAAGAGACGCGCGTCCTCGAGTTCCGCCTCGGCGAGGAGCGATACTGTCTCGACATCGAGTACGTCGAGGAGATCGTGCGCGAGGAGAGCGTCACGCGGGTGCCAAACACTCCGGAGTACGTCACGGGCGTCGTCGACCTGCGTGGACAGATCACGACGATCCTGGATCCGAAAGTCGCCGCCGACATCGAGACGGACGACGGCGATCGGCTCATGATCGTTTTCGACGCCGACGTGTTCGAAGATCACGGGGAGATCGGCTGGCTCGTCGACGCCGTCGATCAAGTCTCGCTCATCGCCGAGTCCGACGTCAAGGAGTCGCCGATCCAGGAACCCTACATCAACGGCGTCATCGAGCGCGAGGACGAATTCGTGATCTGGACGACACCCGAGCTGGCGCTCGACGTCGAGGAAACAGACTAG
- a CDS encoding NAD(P)/FAD-dependent oxidoreductase: MTETEAEAEAEPADSTESAAAAESAIRREAHDLVVVGGGPAGLAAAQEAYDHGVDDIVILERDFELGGILQQCIHNGFGLHYFDEELTGPEYAQEFIENVAERGVDIRLNTMVQEVTDEKTVYAVSEDVGLTEIDAEAVVLAMGCRERTREALDIPGDRPAGVFSAGTAQRYINMEGKMPGEKAVILGSGDIGLIMARRMYLEGAEVPAVLEVMPYSGGLTRNVVQCLEDFDIPLRTQQTITEIYGDERVEGVTVQEVDDDFEPIPGTEYDIECDTVLLSVGLIPENELSEGAGVDMHPVTGGPVVDDGRETSVEDIYACGNVLHVHDLVDWVTEESMIAGRSVAKQLNDEIDIREEPIEIESTGAVSYVVPERISKSDADREELPLYLRVYAPMNEVFVTVESGDEQLAREFERRAEPGEMITVDLDAEALEDLPENRLVVDVVPKEEI, from the coding sequence ATGACTGAAACCGAGGCCGAGGCTGAGGCAGAGCCCGCTGATTCGACCGAGTCGGCCGCCGCGGCCGAGAGTGCGATCCGACGCGAAGCACACGATCTGGTCGTCGTCGGTGGTGGTCCGGCCGGACTGGCTGCGGCCCAGGAAGCCTACGATCACGGGGTCGACGATATCGTCATTCTCGAACGGGACTTCGAACTCGGCGGCATCCTCCAGCAGTGCATCCACAACGGCTTCGGCCTGCACTACTTCGATGAGGAGTTGACGGGGCCCGAGTACGCCCAGGAGTTCATCGAGAACGTCGCCGAGCGCGGCGTCGACATCCGGCTGAACACGATGGTTCAGGAAGTGACCGACGAGAAGACCGTCTACGCCGTCAGCGAAGACGTCGGGCTGACCGAGATCGACGCCGAGGCTGTCGTCCTGGCGATGGGCTGTCGCGAGCGGACGCGAGAGGCCCTGGACATTCCGGGTGACCGCCCGGCCGGCGTCTTCAGCGCCGGAACAGCCCAGCGCTACATCAACATGGAAGGGAAGATGCCCGGCGAGAAGGCGGTCATCCTCGGTTCGGGCGACATCGGCCTCATCATGGCTCGGCGGATGTACCTCGAAGGGGCTGAGGTCCCGGCAGTCCTCGAAGTAATGCCGTACTCGGGCGGACTGACTCGCAACGTCGTCCAGTGTCTGGAGGACTTCGACATTCCACTACGAACGCAACAGACCATCACCGAGATCTACGGCGACGAACGCGTCGAGGGCGTTACCGTCCAGGAGGTCGACGACGACTTCGAGCCGATCCCCGGCACTGAGTACGACATCGAGTGTGACACCGTCCTGCTGTCTGTCGGGCTGATTCCCGAAAACGAACTCTCGGAGGGTGCCGGTGTGGACATGCACCCCGTCACTGGCGGGCCGGTCGTCGACGACGGTCGGGAGACCAGCGTTGAGGACATCTACGCCTGCGGGAACGTCCTCCACGTCCACGATCTCGTCGACTGGGTGACCGAGGAGAGCATGATCGCCGGGCGATCGGTCGCCAAACAGCTCAACGACGAGATCGACATCCGCGAGGAACCGATCGAGATCGAATCCACCGGCGCGGTGAGCTACGTCGTCCCGGAGCGGATCAGCAAATCCGACGCCGACCGCGAGGAACTTCCGTTGTATCTGCGGGTCTATGCGCCCATGAACGAGGTCTTCGTCACCGTCGAGAGCGGCGACGAGCAGTTGGCTCGCGAGTTCGAGCGCCGTGCCGAACCCGGCGAGATGATCACGGTCGATCTCGACGCCGAGGCGCTCGAAGACCTCCCGGAGAATCGTCTCGTGGTTGACGTCGTTCCAAAGGAGGAGATCTAG